CCGACATGGTCAACCGCCGCAACGTTATCAAGATGGGCGCCGCAGCTGCGCTCCTCGCCCCATTCGCAGGATTCACCACCGTGGCCCGCGCCATCGCGCAGGATGCGCCGCTCTTCCGGTTCGGCATCGTTGCGGATCCGCAATACGCGCCGGTCGTGCCCAACCTGAAGTCCAACCGCTATTATGCGAACAGCCTGTGGAAGCTGTCGGAGGCGATCGAGGCGTTCAACCAGGAAGAACTTCAGTTCGTGGCGACGCTTGGCGACATCATCGATCGCCACTGGAAGAGTTTCAACCACATCCTGCCGCTCTACGACAAGCTGAAGCACGAGCACTTCTTCCTGCTCGGCAATCACGACTACGACGTGGCGCCGGAGTATCTGACCTCCGTCGTGCGTACGACCGGCCTCGAGAAGGCCTATTACGACTTCGCCGGTGGCGGCCATCGCTTCATCGTGCTGGACGGCAACGATGTGAGCCTTTTTGCTCCTCCGAAGGATGATCCGCGCCGTGAGGTGGCCGCTAAGCGCCTGGAGGAGCTGAAGGCCAAGGGAGCCGAGAACGCCCAGAGCTGGAACGGATCGGTCAGCGACGAGCAGTTCGCCTGGCTGGAGGACACCATGAAGAAGGCCCAGTCCGTCGGCGAAAAGGCGATCGTCATGTGCCACTATCCGGTGTTTCCGCCCAACATCCACAATCTGTGGGATTCCGAGCGGATCGTCTCGTTGCTGTCAGGCTTCGACAACTTCGTCGCCTTCTTCAACGGCCACAATCATGCCGGCAACTACGGCGAAGCCGAGGGCAAGCACTTCGTCACCTTCAAGGGCATGGTCGATACGCCCGACACGACCGCCTACTCCGTGGTGGACGTCTATGCCGACCGTATCGAGATCCGCGGCGTCGGCCGCGAGGAAAACCGGACGTTGAAGATCTGACCGCGTCTTGAGGTTATCCACTCATGCCCGTTCCGCGAATCCGCGCGGAACGGGATTTGTCACGATCTCGCCAGAAGCCGCTCCAGCCCGTGAAAATGATAGGTGTCGCGGAAGTGCGACTCCTCCGCGAATCGCAACTCCGGCAGTCGATCGAACAGCACCTTTAGCGACACCTGCAGTTCCAGCCGGGCAAGCGGCGCGCCGATGCAGAA
This portion of the Mesorhizobium shangrilense genome encodes:
- a CDS encoding metallophosphoesterase; translated protein: MVNRRNVIKMGAAAALLAPFAGFTTVARAIAQDAPLFRFGIVADPQYAPVVPNLKSNRYYANSLWKLSEAIEAFNQEELQFVATLGDIIDRHWKSFNHILPLYDKLKHEHFFLLGNHDYDVAPEYLTSVVRTTGLEKAYYDFAGGGHRFIVLDGNDVSLFAPPKDDPRREVAAKRLEELKAKGAENAQSWNGSVSDEQFAWLEDTMKKAQSVGEKAIVMCHYPVFPPNIHNLWDSERIVSLLSGFDNFVAFFNGHNHAGNYGEAEGKHFVTFKGMVDTPDTTAYSVVDVYADRIEIRGVGREENRTLKI